Genomic segment of Corvus moneduloides isolate bCorMon1 chromosome 14, bCorMon1.pri, whole genome shotgun sequence:
TCTAACACAGCACAAGGGTATTTCAGCTCTGCAATTTCTGACCAGCAACTCTCACTTCTGAATGAAGCCCTGAACACTCAGATGCAGCATAAGACTTATGGTGGCCTACTAGACAGTATTATAAgattctgaaataaatgaatgtgCTGCTCCTATTTTACCCTATGAGAAGATGTGATGCTGACCACACTGTCCAGACATTCCTAACTCAAATGGCTCAGCAAGGTATCCCTGTAAAATACAGGTCCCACTTCaccatgtattttttcttaaaaaggaaaaaatgggatcATCAGTCTTATCTTTTCGTAAGTGATGAGAAGAGAGAGTCAGCAATACTCCTGCCAAATCACCAGCTATCCAGAACTAGACACGTATTTTACTccctttccaaagaaaatgtaGTAAGATTTGAAGACTTCCCTGGGGGATCAACTGCATTTCATTACTCACCCAAAATTAGCCTTACCAAAATCTGTCTTCGTATAGTTCCCTCCGGAGGATCGCTGCCTTCACAAAGGCAAATCAGTCTGCAGGCAACAAACCGTACTGCAAAAGAACAGTGCAGGCATTCagaagtttccttttctctacttctttttttttttttaagaaagtcaGGCCCTGCCATATCTGAAAGACTGTTCAGCATTTTAAATcacaagagaaaaatctgaaagcTTCAGGAGTTAAAGCAATCTGAATTTTAGCCAAGATGctttaaattgcttttcaggcagtaagaaaaaaaagtaatatattCTCATTAAAATACCTATTAAACAATTTAGAGAGAGTTTAAGTAAAATACATGTTATTCAAAGACTTAATTACATTGCAGGTGCTAACAGTAACATGTCTTGAGAGCCCCAAAATAGCCTTCAGCAAAATAAGGAAATGAAGTTTAATAATCTTTACAGTTTcaaagtaaaaagcaaaaatattttcaggccTTCCTTAGACATCAGGGATGGAAAAGACACCACttaatgtatttaaaacagCCTCTCCCTGGCCCTTCAGCTGTGATCTGAGAACATCACACTCTATTTTGTCTCAACTTACCCTTTTCCCTTTACCTGATATAATTTATATGATGCAGATGATGCATAATTTTGACTACAATCCCTCAAGACAGGAATGTAGGCCTGACACTGCAAtcccacagaaccacagaaagaaCACATTGAGGGAAAAGACCACTTCTGCTttctcccagccctcctcctgGCCCAAGAGAACCCACCAGCTGTGCACCTGGTTAAAGCATGTCAGTAAAAAGAGGACTTCGAATGTTTCTGTATGTAAACATGGATGAGATTGTTTTTCTAATGTAACTATCTCACTTGATATAAATTAAGTGACCAACACTCTAAAATTTACATCTATGTTATTTCCATACATTTTTAGGTTAGAAGCACAGTATCAGAAGGCAAATTACAACTCCTTTGGTCACATCACCTCTTTACTGATGTTCTGGCATGAAAAGGAGGAGTGATAAGAATGCCTACACCGATTCTGTGTCACAAGAAGATAACTATTACACCAGGATGCTTCTTCTTGAACTGTTTATACAAGCCCTGCTGTACATTCTTCTGTTTGTACCCATTACCTGCGAAGATCCAAACAAATCTACAGCACTACTTATGTACCTGTCAGCAGAGAGTGTTTGATTCCCATGCTACAGCACGAGGAACACATTTAGGAAGGTACAGAACATACGTACGTTTGGCTCTTTGCTCATCATCAATAACAGCACCCGTGTGTTTGGTCACAGTCCAGTTCCACAAGCTGACTGCACTCTCTTCAACCTGAAGAGGAGAATTCAATTCTGTTTAATTTTGTCCTGGATGTGGATCCCATTGAAATTTACTACTGGAAAAAGAAGCATCTTTCACGTGTTTCACAGGAATGGCCCCTTCTGATCTTTATGCAATTCCCTTTTACACCAGAGTCAAAGGTGTGAGTTTTCCATAAAATTCTCACAAGATCCCACAGGGACATGCTGGAGAGTGACCTGAAAACAGGCACGCTGAATGGACCACGTGGCATTTCTTCAGCTAAAATCTGAAGGGGTTGGAAAAGAATCTTACCACGTTTGAGAATGTACCTGTAGTAAGGCTTCACCTCTTTTGCACATCAAAAAGAACACTAAGTAGCTTAATTGCTTTAAATACCTACACTGGGAAACTTCTGATATTAGCAAACAAAGAACAAAGGCTACTGACTATATACTCTTGTTAAAAAGATAAGGCACTACATAAAGGCAAAAAGCTGCTTTAGCAACCCACCCTGAGGGGCTGCATTTTCCATCACTTTATTCCACTTTCCATGATAGATCTTGCCTACAAATACACTCTTGCCTATCTAGGAGAGAGTTCATAGCCTCTCTTACTGAAGTGGCCAGATTacaaattaatgttttctcctttcttcaaAAATAGTTTAGCCCAACTGATTCAGGAAGAACTGAAGGATAGCACTTTTATGCTCTTGTATTTCTTTACATACTGTACTAATCACACTTTCTGTTATGACACTTGCTAACCTATCTTGCTCCTTGTTGCAAATTTAGGACTTCCGAAATCAGTGTGCCTTAGCTGATAACTGCTAATTAAATATCtcttgaaaatataattttggaggaaaaagtTGAACAATATCTCAGCtggtcttttttcttatttcagattCATGTATTACTCATCAGATTCCTTTTTGAAAAAGGACTTTTAAAGTAGATGTTTACTACTTTCTAAGTACTCCTCTAGGAGaaataaacagaaggaaaaaacaaacattatAAACAACCACCTGGTAAACTTTTATAAGTTTATAAGGACTGAAAATGAGTACTTCCAACATAATATTGCATACTGGGTTTACCAGGCAGTTAAAATTACAtgcttgcttgttttcttcctcaggtATCTGCTGTCATTATGGAATCCACAGACAGGATGAGAAGGACCGCTCCTCTGATCCAGTACCAAACTCTTAATGCATCAGTGCTCtctatttccatttttacttGAAATTACAACTAGATACTACTAGTAATTTGAAATAATAAGTACCTTAACATCACCAGTAACCAGTAACTTTTCTCATTattatcatagaatggtttgggttggaagtgaccttaaagaccacccagttccaaccccctgccacgggcatGAATAACTTTCagtatcccaggttgctccaatccacatccaacctggccttgaatacttccagggatggggcagccacagcttctctgggcaacatgtgTCAGTGTGTCCCCACCCTTACAGTCTTACCAATATCTAAACTAAATCAACCTCCTTTCAATGTGAAGCCATTTTCCCTTGCCCTGTCAATTCACACCCTTGTCCTAagtccccctccagctctctcagaaCTCCTTTAGGCACTAgaaggtctccccagagcttTGTCTTCTGGCTGAACTCAGTCTGTCTTTGCCAGGAAAGGTGCTCCTGCCCTTAAAATCACCTTCACGGCTTCCTCCAGCAAGTCCGCATCCTTCTGATGTTGGTGGCCCCAGATCTGGACACAGTATCCAGGTGCGGTCTCATGAAGAGCAGTCAGTGACACATATTTACATTTACGATCATCACTTCGCACTGACTTTTAAACACCATTTCCCACTTTATTTTGGACTTTCACGCTATTGGGGTAAACGACGAAGAAatgaactgttttctttaaCGTTTCAGTAGTGCTACACGTGCTTCACCGCaaaggctgggaagcagcagcagctggtatttacagagctgcagcaccaaCCTGGGCCAGGGCTGTGGTGTATGAAGCACATGCACCCCCCATTTCTTCAGACGGGCTAGGAGCGGGGGGCTCTCCCTCTGCCGCCTTCCCATCCTCTTCAGAGATGCCCTCCGCCGCCTGGAACAGCTCCTCGGTGAGGGCGGCAATGCGGGACGGCGCCTCTTCCTTCAACAGCTCCCGCACCAGCGCTGTAAGACAGGAGGACAACGGGGCGTGACAAAGAGCCCAACAACAGCCGCCAGCGGCGGCGCTTATCGGGAACGGAGGGCCCGCGGCACCTTCCACGGCCGCCACCCGCGGCCCTGCCATGGCCCCTCACAGGGAGCTCCGCGAGGGGCGCGGAACCGCGGGAGCAGCACCCCCGCACTGCGCGTGCGCGCCGCGTACCCTGCCCCGACCCGGCGCTCCCGGCCGGCTCCCGCGCCGCCGATTGGCTGtccggcggccccgccccgccccccgccccgagTGACAGCCGGCTCGGCCAATCGCGCGGCGCGGCGGAGCGGCGTTCCTCAGGCGCCGCTCGCCGCGTCCGGTGCGCGGCGCTTCTGGAAGGATCCCGGCAGCGGGGCCCGGGAGCGGGGCCCGGGCGGGCGCGATGTCGGGGCTGCTGCACACCACGCTGAGCGGGCTCAACAGCGACTCGTACTGCGAGATCAGCCAGTACCGGGACCAGCACTTCCGGGTGCGCCCCGCGCGGCGGGTGGCGAggcccggccggggcggggagggCTGAGGCCGGGGCAAGGCCGTGCGAGGAACCGGGCAGCGGGAGGGCACGGAGCGGTGGGAGCGGGACGGAGAACGCGCTGACCCCGGGGCGTGCGCCTCTGTGCTCGCAGGGtagcaggcagctgcaggagaaatcCCTGAAGATTTCCTCCACGCTGTATGTCGGGAATCTGTCCTTCTACACCACCGAGGAGCAGATCCAGGAGCTCTTCTCCAAGTGCGGAGATGTCAAGAGGATTGTCATGGGTCTGGACAAGATCAAGAAAACCCCCTGTGGCTTCTGCTTTGTAGAGTATCCTTTCTGGTTCCCTTCTGTCAGCACACGTGTGGTTGGCACCTTTAGTTCTTCTGCGCAGCAAGTGTGTCTGTACTGCTGCTGGAAAGGTGATAGCCAAGTGCTTCCTACCAGGTACATCCCGTCCATCCTTGCACCTTCTTCTCCACATCCTGAGACTGATTGTACAGTGGTGCCATATGTGACAAGTGCCACCAGAGCTGTACTTTCTGGACGTGGCAGAGAgctttaattcattaatttctttaatgatTTTAGGGCCAAAATGAGAACTGTTACAGTCATCAGCCTGATGTCTTCCATGTCCAGAGCACATGTTTACTTTCTCACATCAACTGCACACCTGAAGGAAGTAGCAGGATAAGCCATGGGGGCATTTTTAAGCAGAGGATACACGCTCATACAGGTTGTGCCAGGAGCTGTCTGTGCAAAGCTCTCCTGTGAAGCCTGCTCCTTTTGTTCTATTTTAGTCAAGTTTTACATAGTACAGAAAGGCATATTACTGATTTCTTGCCCTTAGCAAGGTTTTAATGTCTTTGTTCCATTGTCTTGTCTGTGCAGGTACTAACATTAAAGTACAGAATCCTTTCTGATCATTAGCTGGTTTTAGCTTGGATTTACACGAGTGCAGTTTTTGATCCCATAGGGAAGAACGGGAAGAGTAGAAAAGGCTGGAAGGCAGGGGGGGAGTTCTGCTTCCCAAATACAATagttcccctttttttttcccctgtaccCAACTAAACAGCACGCTTAGTTGTCCTTACAGAGTGCCTCAGGTACTACACGAGAGCAGATGCTGAGCACGCCATGCGGTTTATCAACGGCACGCGCCTGGACGACCGCATCATCCGCACGGACTGGGATGCAGGGTTTAAGGAGGGGCGACAGTATGGGAGAGGAAAGACTGGAGGACAGGTAAAGGCAATGCCAGTTCATCCCTGAATTTGATCCTGTAAGACTCTCTGCttatttgctggttttgtctCATGGAGAACAATGTGCAGGCTGTAAAGACCCGATCATGAAGTTTAGTCACTCCCAGGTTGTATCAGTAATTGATACCTGGTGTTAAAAGATGGAAATAGAACTTAAAGCCATTTCTGTCTAGGACTCCAAACTTCCTGTAATACAAGCAGAATGTTCTCTAATCCAAGCTAGTACCCTTGAAATGATCCAGAATTTGAGTAGAGGGAAGCAGTGTAGCTGCCAGGCCAACTCGTAACACAGCAGTTTCCCCAAGGGCAAAGATGATGTTTGGATGGGATAAAATGTTTTGGAGGCCAAGCCTGGCAATTCAGAAAGATGGACTGAAAagctaaatgaaaatattttggggtcTTCTTTGCTTATTACCTGAAAAAATTTCAACCATCAGATATATCCTTATTTGTCATTTTCACCACCATTACCACCTTTTTGGTGGATTAACTGAAGAGATCTCAAACAAGTTGAAGTGCATCTAATCTGAACTTGAGTTCCCCACCAACTGAGCAAGGAGGAGATGATGGCTCTGAAGTCTAGGAGGAGACAGGCAGTGCGTGCTACTAATACGTGTGTTGTTGTTGTGCCCCAGGTGCGAGATGAATACCGGACAGACTACGATGTGGGAAGAGGTGGCTTTGGCAAGATCATTCAGATGCAGAAGGCAAATCACCAGCCTGCAATCTATTAATTGCCTCATGGGTCCTAGCTCGTAGAGGGCTCTGTCCTTCCAGAGCTAGCCCTGTTCTCGCATTTGGGATCGGAGTATGGAGTGAGATCCAAGTTCCAGCAGAAGGTGACCCTCCTTAGACTGTGGATATACATGTGTTCATTCTCCCTTCTTTCTGAGCTAGAGAGGATGTTCTGTGCTGATACAGGgcaacaagggaaaaaaaatggacagCTCTGTAGGATTCTGGGCAAGAGGAAATGCAGCATGTCACACACACCTTATGCTATGACACACTCTTCTTGTTGCACTTAAGCAGGTGGCTTCCTCCAAGCTGCAACTGCAGCCGTGGTTGCTTTCAAAtggaactttttttaaaagcttaccACCACTGGAGCCCTCCAGGTGCCTGGGCACCTAGTGGGGATGCACAAGAAGTTTCTAACCTCACCTGCTTAATAAACGGTATCACTGTTTGAGTGAGAGAAGTGGATAAAGTCTTGCTATCCACTTGGAGGTGCTTGTCTGCACATCTAGCCCTTGGGTTAGTCAGGGCCTGCAGAGCATTTCTCTTTATGATGCCCCCAGTGCTGCCTGGCTTTTCAGATCCTCGCTGTTCGGTGTGGTTTTCTTAAAagtttctgttaattttttaaataaacagttgtgttgggtctggctgagatgAAAGTAATTTTATCCCTAGCAGCCCTCATagagctgtgttttgtattGGTAGCTAGgaaggtgttgataacacaccagtgttttggctattGCTGAACAATGTTCCCACATCTTCACGGCTGTCTCTAACGTTCCCACCTCACCAGCAGACTGGGGCGGGGACAAGATCttgggatattccagaccatatggcatcTGCTCAGCAAAAATAGCTAAGAGAAAGGAGATGGG
This window contains:
- the NCBP2 gene encoding nuclear cap-binding protein subunit 2; this encodes MSGLLHTTLSGLNSDSYCEISQYRDQHFRGSRQLQEKSLKISSTLYVGNLSFYTTEEQIQELFSKCGDVKRIVMGLDKIKKTPCGFCFVEYYTRADAEHAMRFINGTRLDDRIIRTDWDAGFKEGRQYGRGKTGGQVRDEYRTDYDVGRGGFGKIIQMQKANHQPAIY